GGGGTCAAAAAAACTCTCCCGGCAAAAAACGTACGCAGAAACTGCTCTTGCTCACCATCAATGCGCGCCGGCCTCGTTGCCCCAAATCTCTTGCAGCCGCGTCTCTCGCCCGCAAGTGTGGCGGTAGTAGCGATAGCGCAGGGGATTCTTCTTGTAGTAGTCCTGGTGATAGTCCTCGGCCGGGTAAAAGATTTCGGCGGCGACGATCTGGGTCTGGATCGGGCTCTTTAGTTTGCCGACCCTTTCCAGCTCTGCCTTGCTCTCATCGGCCAGTTTCTTCTGTGTTTCGTCATGCGTAAAAATTGCGGTGCGGTATTGCGGACCGCCGTCGCAGAACTGGCGGTCCTTGACCGTGGGATCGACACTGCGCCAGTACACGTAAAGCAGCCTCTGGTAGCTGACTCTGGCCGGATCGAACACGATCTCCACGGCTTCAGCATGACCGGTGGCGCCGGCAGAGACTTCCTCGTAACTGGGATCGGGTTTGCTGCCGCCGATGTAGCCGGAGACGGCCGAGATCACGCCGGGCACTTTCTCGAAGTCAGATTCGGTGCACCAGAAGCAACCGCCGGCAAACGTAGCCTTGGCGGTGGCCGCCGAACCGGCGCCGGAGAAGCCGGCGTACAGCGCCAGCACGACGGCAGCGGCGGTACGCTTGACTGGCGGGTTCATGTCAGGTCCTCAGCTCAGGCAGCGGCTCGCCTGCCGGCACGAAGCGCAGCGCGACGCCGTTGTTGCAGTAGCGCAGACCGGTAGGCGCGGGGCCGTCGTCGAACACATGACCCTGGTGGCCCTCGCAGCGAGTGCAGTGGTACTCGGTGCGCGGCCAGATCAGCTTGTAATCAATCCGCGTGGCGACACGGCCCGGCAACATGTCGAAGAAGCTGGGCCAGCCGGTGCCGCTCTCGAACTTGTGCCTGGCGTCGAACAGCGGCAGGTAACAGGCGGCGCAGAGGAACAGGCCCGGACGCTTCTCGCCGTTGAGCGGGCTGCTGCCGGGACGCTCTGTGTCTTCCTCGAACAGCACCTGGTACTGCTCGCGGCTGAGGAGTTTCTTCCACTCGTCTTTGGATTTCATCAGCTTGCTGACTTTAGCTTTGGACTCGGCGGCAGCGGCATGCACGGAAGCGATGCCCAATCCCAACGTGGCGCCGATACCGGCGAGGGTGCGCAGAAAATTTCGTCTGTTCATGAGCTGAGGTTACGTCGAAACTGCCGTATGGACGCACGCGCAGGGCCTTTAGTTCCCCCACAGAGACGAGCCCCCGGGAGAGGGGCACTCTGTTGCTTCGTCAGCGTGTCCGTACCCCGCGCAGACGCAGAGCGTTGGTGATGACGCACGCCGAGCTCAGGCTCATGGCCAACGCGGCGATCATGGGAGAGAGCAGCCATCCGGTGAGCGGATAGAGGAGCCCGGCGGCCAGCGGCACGCCGAGCGCGTTGTAGACGAAGGCGAAGCCGAGGTTTTGCTTCATGTTGGCGACGGTGGCTTCGGATAGCGCGCGCGCGTGCGCGATGCCGCGCAGGTCGCCCTTCACGAGCGTGACCTCTGCGCTGCTCATGGCCACGTCCGTGCCCGTGCCCATGGCGATGCCCACGTCGGCCTTGGCCAGGGCCGGCGCGTCGTTAATCCCGTCGCCAGCCATGGCGACGACTCTGCCTTCCTTCTGCAGGCGCTCGACGAGCACGAGCTTGTCCGCCGGCTTCACCTCGCCATGCACCTCGTCGATGCCCAGGCGGCCGGCGACCGCGCGGGCGGTGGTCAGCCCGTCACCCGTGGCCATCACCACGCGGAGGCCGGCGCCCTTCAGCATGGCCAGAGCTTCGGAAGTGCTGGACTTGATCGGGTCCGACACGGCCAGAAGGCCCATCAAGCGGCCATCGACCCCCAGGTGCATCACGCTGGCGCCCTCGGCACGCAGAGCTTCTGCCTGGGAGGTCAGGCTGTCCACTGCGACGCCGAGCTGGTTCATGAGCGTCGTGTTGCCGAGCGCGAGCTCGCGGCCCGCCACCCGTCCGCGCACTCCGATGCCCGAGCCCGACTCGAACGTCTCGGGCCTGTCGAGCGCGAGACCGCGCTCGCGGGCGGCGCGCACGATGGCGTCCGCCAGCGGATGCTCGCTGCCCTGGTCCAGGCTCGCCGCCAGCCGCAGGATCTCGTCTGCTTGCACCCCATCGATGGGCACGGCGCGGTCGAAGGCGGGCTTGCCTTCGGTGAGCGTACCGGTCTTGTCCACGATCAAGGTATCGACCGTGCGAAGGCGCTCGATGGCGGCGGCGTCGCGGAACAGTACGCCCTCGGTCGCCGCCTTGCCGGTGGCCACCATGATCGACATGGGCGTGGCCAGCCCCAGCGCGCAGGGACACGCGATGATGAGGACCGCCACCGCGTTGACCAGGCCGTAGACCCAGCTTGGCTCGGGACCCAGGAAGCCCCAGACGAGGAAGGTCGCAAGGGCGATGGCGACCACCACCAGGACGAACCAGCCGGCGACTCTGTCCGCCATGCGCTGCATCGGCGCCCTGGATCGCTGCGCCTGCGCGACCATCTGCACGATCTGCGCGAGCATCGTCTGCGCGCCGACCCTTTCGGAGCGCATGACGAGCGCCCCGCTGGTGTTGAGCGTGGCGCCGATCAGTTTGTCGCCCGGGCCCTTGGTGACCGGCAGCGGTTCGCCGGTCAGCATGGATTCGTCTACTGCGCTCTGGCCCTCGATCACCACGCCGTCCACGGGCACCTTCTCGCCAGGTCGGACTCGTAGGGCATCGCCAACGTGCACGTGAGTGAGGGCCACGTCCTCCTCGTTGCCGTCGGCGTTGATCCGGCGCGCGGTCTTCGGCGAAAGTCCGAGCAGCGACTTGATGGCGGCAGAGGTCCGCGAGCGCGCCTTGAGCTCGAGGAGCTGGCCCAGCAACGTGAGCGAGATGATGACGACCGCGGCCTCAAAGTACACCGCCACCCGTCCCATCGACACGAACGAATCCGGGAACACGCCGGGCGCGACCGTCGCGACGACACTGTATGCGAACGCCGACGCAGTCCCGAGCCCGATCAGCGTCCACATGTTTGGACTGCGGGTTCCGATCGACTGCACGGCGCGCACGAAGAAAGGCCAACCTGCCCAGAGGACGACCGGCGCCGACAGGACGAGCTCGATCCAGCTCTGCGACGCCATGTCGAACCACTCGAGCTGATGGCCGAACATCGCCAGCACGGTGACGATGACCGTGAGCGGCAGGGTCCACCAGAAGCGCCGCCGGAAGTCGGCGAGCTCGGGATTCTCTTCGTTCTCGACGCTCGGCAGCTCGGGCTCGAGCGCCATCCCGCACTTCGGGCACGCTCCCGGGTGGTCCTGCCGGACTTCCGGATGCATCGGGCACGTGTAGACGGTGGCTGCCGAGGCGGGCGCGGGTGCCGCGGCAGGCTCGGGGGCCAGGTACTTGAGCGGGCTGGCGGCGAATTTCGCCCTGCACTTCTCGCTGCAGAAGAAATAGGTCCGGCCCGCATGCTCGTGCCGATGCGGCGACTCGGCCGTGACGCTCATGCCGCACACGGGATCCTTCAACGAGGACTCGGATCGTGAGAGCGCATGATGGTCGCCGTGCCCACCGTGATGATCGTGTCCGCGTTGCTCCATTACGTCGCGCCCACGAACTTTACGGCCGATGATTCTTGCCATGGTCTCGACCTCGATCTCCTATGCCGGAAAGTTCGCGAAGAGGACGTTGAGGCCCTCGGCCATCGGGTGCGTGAGGATCGCGTCGCGCAAACCGCCGGGCGCTGTCGTCTGCAGATGCTCGTCGGCCGTTACGCTGCGCAGCGCGAGCATCCACCAGGAGTTGGATAGGAGTCGTTGCATGAGTCGAGCCTCCCTGGTTAGGAATTGTCTGTACCCGGATTTCTTCAGCGACGCGGTGCGATTTTCCAGAGCTCGCCGTTCGCCTCGTCCGTGAGCACGTACAGCGCGCCGTCCGGGCCTTGCCGCACGTCGCGCACGCGCTGACCGCGGTCGGCGAGGAGGTGCTCCTCGCCGGTCACGCGATCGTTCTCGAGGGTCAGCCGCACGAGCCTCTTGTCTTTGAGGCTGCCGACGAAGAGACTGCCGCGCCACGCCGGGAAGGCGTCGCCCGTGTAGAGCTGTGCGCCGGACGGTGCGATCACCGGATCCCAGTAGTAGACGGGCTGCTCGAAGCCGGGGCGATCGGTCACCGCCCCGCGGATCGGCAATCCAAAGTACTCCTCGCCGTACGCCACGAGCGGCCAGCCGTAGTCCTTGCCTTTGACGATCAGGTTCAGCTCGTCCCCGCCCCTCGCACCATGCTCCACCACCCAGAAGCGTCCCTGTGGATCGAACGCGGCGGCCTGCACGTTTCGGTGGCCAATCGTCCATATCTCAGGCAGCGCTTTAGGCTTTCCGACGAAGGGGTTGTCGGTCGGCGCCGAGCCGTCCGGCCTGATGCGCAGGATCTTGCCCATGTGGCTGTCGAGCTGCTGCGCCTGCGGCCGCATCGGTGCGTCCGAGCGCTCGCCGAGCGTCACGTACAGCATCGCGTCCGGACCGAAGGCTAGCCGCGAGCCGAAATGTTTGTCGCCGTCGTAGGTCGGCATCGCGCGAAAGATCACGCGCACCTGCTCGAGGCGCCGCTGGTCGGCCGACAGCAACCCGCGCGCGATGGTGGTGCCGTTGCCTCCCTGTCGAAGCTCGGTGTAGCTCCAATAGATCGTCCGATCGGAATCGAATGCCGTGCTCAGCGCGACGTCGAGCAGGCCGCCCTGGCCGCGTGCATCGACGGCGGGCACGCCAGCAATCGGCTGCCCCAGTTCACCCGTTGCCGAGACTATGCGCAGGCGGCCGGGCTTCTCCGTGACCAGCAGGTCGCCGCCGGGGAGCGGCTCCACGGCCCACGGGTTCTCGAGTCCCTCCGCGAGCACGCTGACATCGAAGGCAACGTTCGATTGGATCGCGCACGCTCGTGTCTGGCCGGGGAACGCCGGGCGCTGGTCCGGCGCGTTCGGCTCGCGTGTTTCGAGCGGCATGCAGGCGGCCGCGCGGCCGGGAACGCTGTCGCTAGACGTCTGAGACCCGGCATTGTCCGCGGCCACGCCGGAGCGCTCGCTGCAGGCCGCGACCGCGGCAGCCAGAACGATCATCGAGATGAATTCTACGCGGGGAGTACGCATGGGCCCTCTCAGAATTAACAGTAGATAAAGAAGGATGGGAATACGTATTCTATCGTCACAACATCACCGCACATCGAGAGCGCGTAGATGGTGTCGTGATGGAGAGGCTATGGTCCACGGGCCTGCGGTGCAGGCAACCCTGCCGACGATAGAGCCTTGCGCAGCTCCTCCTCTTGGTCTTTCGTCAGGGATGTCTGGAGCACTCTTCCTTTGAACTGTTTCAGCCCTTCGAGCACCTTGTCGGCCGTAATCTTGCGAAACAGCACAAATAGCGCGGATGTTCCGGGTCTCAGTGTTGATCCGAGATCTTTCATGAAATTATCGGAAACGCCTATGTCGGAGAGAAACCCAGCGAGAGCGCCGCTTCCAGCCCCAACCGCTGCGCCCAGCAGCGGGCTTAGGAAAAACATCCCGATCAACATTCCCCAGAAGGTGCCTCCCACCGCACCGGCAGCGGTGAGATTAGCCGCTTGGTGCAATGTTACCTTGCTGTCGTCGTCTCGCGTTACAACAACGATGTCTTCCATTTCGATGAGATATTCCTTCTGCATTTTCGCCAACGCGCCACGCATCTCAAATGCCGTATGCTCATCGTTAAATCCAATGACGACTAAATCACTCATGATTTTCTCCTTGTCTAGAGGTCGATCAGAATTAATGCCATCGGTTAAAAAGAAACAGGTTGTAGCGCGGCCGAAGCAAGGATAGCACATCCCCTTTTCCTGTCGGTCAGGATCCGTTCCACAACGAGCGCTGCAGGCAGCTCTGCGCTAAGTCGCGGCAATAAGGATAGGATACTCAACGCGGTGTCGCAAGCGTGGTGTGTTCTCAGTGGGGGGAGGGAGTGATTGGGCGGGCCCGCGTCGGGTCGGGAACAGTTATTCGGCAGACCGCGGTGGAGTTGCGGGGCTCAGGGGTGAGATCTGGGCGGTATCCGGTGCCTCGTTTTTTTCGGGCTCGAATAACAGTGATCTAACTTAGCGGTAGACAATCGAAGTGTCGGGTCATCCGACGGCAGTTCGTGGTAGTATTGGCGGAATCCTTATTGCGGTACGCAGTGCCTCGACAAGCAATCTGCTCAAAGCGAGTGGGTTACGTCTTGCCCTGTGTTCGCCTTACGCAGGAGAAGACCATGCATGTGAGTTTTGACGAAGCACGTAGAGCAATTGAGGGTGCCTGCAAGAAGGCTGAGGAAATCGACACGAAGATGTGTATCGCCGTTGTCGATTCAGGTGGCAATCTGAAAGCCTTCATGCGAATGGACGATGCTTGGGTTGGCAGTATCGACGTGGCTATCAAAAAGGCAAAGACGGCGTTGTTTTTCGCGATGCCTACGGGTCAGATCGGTGAACTCTCTCAGCCCGGCGGTTCGCTCTTTGGGATCGAGCACTCTAACGAGGGTTTGATCACCTTCCCCGGTGGGATCCCCATCGTGGACAAAGACGGAGTAATGGTGGG
Above is a window of Pseudomonadota bacterium DNA encoding:
- the msrA gene encoding peptide-methionine (S)-S-oxide reductase MsrA, coding for MNPPVKRTAAAVVLALYAGFSGAGSAATAKATFAGGCFWCTESDFEKVPGVISAVSGYIGGSKPDPSYEEVSAGATGHAEAVEIVFDPARVSYQRLLYVYWRSVDPTVKDRQFCDGGPQYRTAIFTHDETQKKLADESKAELERVGKLKSPIQTQIVAAEIFYPAEDYHQDYYKKNPLRYRYYRHTCGRETRLQEIWGNEAGAH
- the msrB gene encoding peptide-methionine (R)-S-oxide reductase MsrB, translated to MNRRNFLRTLAGIGATLGLGIASVHAAAAESKAKVSKLMKSKDEWKKLLSREQYQVLFEEDTERPGSSPLNGEKRPGLFLCAACYLPLFDARHKFESGTGWPSFFDMLPGRVATRIDYKLIWPRTEYHCTRCEGHQGHVFDDGPAPTGLRYCNNGVALRFVPAGEPLPELRT
- a CDS encoding heavy metal translocating P-type ATPase, with the translated sequence MEQRGHDHHGGHGDHHALSRSESSLKDPVCGMSVTAESPHRHEHAGRTYFFCSEKCRAKFAASPLKYLAPEPAAAPAPASAATVYTCPMHPEVRQDHPGACPKCGMALEPELPSVENEENPELADFRRRFWWTLPLTVIVTVLAMFGHQLEWFDMASQSWIELVLSAPVVLWAGWPFFVRAVQSIGTRSPNMWTLIGLGTASAFAYSVVATVAPGVFPDSFVSMGRVAVYFEAAVVIISLTLLGQLLELKARSRTSAAIKSLLGLSPKTARRINADGNEEDVALTHVHVGDALRVRPGEKVPVDGVVIEGQSAVDESMLTGEPLPVTKGPGDKLIGATLNTSGALVMRSERVGAQTMLAQIVQMVAQAQRSRAPMQRMADRVAGWFVLVVVAIALATFLVWGFLGPEPSWVYGLVNAVAVLIIACPCALGLATPMSIMVATGKAATEGVLFRDAAAIERLRTVDTLIVDKTGTLTEGKPAFDRAVPIDGVQADEILRLAASLDQGSEHPLADAIVRAARERGLALDRPETFESGSGIGVRGRVAGRELALGNTTLMNQLGVAVDSLTSQAEALRAEGASVMHLGVDGRLMGLLAVSDPIKSSTSEALAMLKGAGLRVVMATGDGLTTARAVAGRLGIDEVHGEVKPADKLVLVERLQKEGRVVAMAGDGINDAPALAKADVGIAMGTGTDVAMSSAEVTLVKGDLRGIAHARALSEATVANMKQNLGFAFVYNALGVPLAAGLLYPLTGWLLSPMIAALAMSLSSACVITNALRLRGVRTR
- a CDS encoding PQQ-dependent sugar dehydrogenase, which encodes MRTPRVEFISMIVLAAAVAACSERSGVAADNAGSQTSSDSVPGRAAACMPLETREPNAPDQRPAFPGQTRACAIQSNVAFDVSVLAEGLENPWAVEPLPGGDLLVTEKPGRLRIVSATGELGQPIAGVPAVDARGQGGLLDVALSTAFDSDRTIYWSYTELRQGGNGTTIARGLLSADQRRLEQVRVIFRAMPTYDGDKHFGSRLAFGPDAMLYVTLGERSDAPMRPQAQQLDSHMGKILRIRPDGSAPTDNPFVGKPKALPEIWTIGHRNVQAAAFDPQGRFWVVEHGARGGDELNLIVKGKDYGWPLVAYGEEYFGLPIRGAVTDRPGFEQPVYYWDPVIAPSGAQLYTGDAFPAWRGSLFVGSLKDKRLVRLTLENDRVTGEEHLLADRGQRVRDVRQGPDGALYVLTDEANGELWKIAPRR
- a CDS encoding DUF1269 domain-containing protein gives rise to the protein MSDLVVIGFNDEHTAFEMRGALAKMQKEYLIEMEDIVVVTRDDDSKVTLHQAANLTAAGAVGGTFWGMLIGMFFLSPLLGAAVGAGSGALAGFLSDIGVSDNFMKDLGSTLRPGTSALFVLFRKITADKVLEGLKQFKGRVLQTSLTKDQEEELRKALSSAGLPAPQARGP
- a CDS encoding heme-binding protein, translating into MHVSFDEARRAIEGACKKAEEIDTKMCIAVVDSGGNLKAFMRMDDAWVGSIDVAIKKAKTALFFAMPTGQIGELSQPGGSLFGIEHSNEGLITFPGGIPIVDKDGVMVGGIGVSGSSVDNDQTVAKAGVQVLGEWDLPKHPWRT